The genomic DNA ATCCACTAATACGTCATCACGCTCTACTCTGTCACCTGGCTTTTTATGCCAAGTTGCAACGGTAGCATCAGCAACTGATTCAGGTAAATCAGGAACCAGAATTTCAATTGTCATGTGTTGGGCTTCCTTATTCTTCTAGTTCTTTATCAATTGTAAGAGCGTCATCGATTAACGCTTTCTGTTGTTTTAAGTGAACAGACATATAACCCACCGCTGGCGACGCAGACGCTGGACGCCCTGCATAACTTAAGGTTGTGTTAAATGGCGTTGCAGCTCGGAAATTGTGCTGGCTTGAGTACCAAGCCCCTTGGTTTTGTGGCTCTTCTTGGCACCAAATATAATCGGTGACTTGAGGATAAATAGAGATAACCTCACGCAGATCCGTTAATGGGAATGGGTAGAGTTGCTCTATTCGAACAATGGCCACATCATCAATTTCACGCTTACGTCGCTCCTCCAGAAGGTCGTAATACACCTTACCTGAGCAGAATACCACTCGGCGAACTTTCGATGGCTCGATCTGGTCAACTTCTGGGATACAAGCTTGGAATGTTCCTTCGGCTAAATCTTCTAATGACGACACACATAAAGGGTGGCGTAACAAAGATTTAGGGGTCATAACAATAAGCGGACGACGCATCGGACGCACCACTTGACGACGTAGCATGTGGTAAATCTGTGCTGGGGTCGATGGCACTACAACTTGCATATTTTGCTCAGCACACAGCTGTAAATAACGCTCTAAACGTGCCGATGAGTGCTCAGGTCCCTGCCCTTCATAACCATGAGGCAGTAACAGGGTAATACCACAAAGACGATTCCACTTTTGCTCACCCGATGAGATGAACTGATCGATCACCACCTGTGCACCGTTGGCAAAATCACCAAACTGCGCTTCCCAAATCGTTAAACCGCCGGGTTCGGCTGTGGTGTAACCGTATTCAAACGCCAGTACCGCTTCCTCGGATAATACCGAGTCAAACACTTGGAACGGCCCTTGTTTGTCATGGATATTGGCAAGAGGTACATACGTACTCGCATCACCTTGGTTATGCAAGACGGCGTGACGGTGGAAGAACGTCCCTCGACCCGAGTCCTGACCTGAGATACGAATACGTTTGCCGTCGTCGACTATCGTCGCGTAGGCCAGTGTTTCTGCCATGCCCCAGTCAATGGCTTTATCACCATCAACCATCCCTTGGCGATCGTTGTATAACTTATTAACCCGACTTTGCAATTGGTGGCTGTCTGGGTAACTACAAATTTTATTACCCAACTCTTTAAGGCGGGTGAGATCATATTGACTGTCCCACTCCATATCCCATTCATGGCCAATATAAGGAGACCAATCCACAGAATGAAGCGCCATCGGACGCCACTCTTTCACCACCACTTCACCATGGTCTAGAGCATCGCGATATTCATTGACAAGTTGTGTTGCGGTATCAATTCCTATCTCATCACGCTCCATCATCACATCGGCGTATAGCTTACGTGGGGTTGGGTGTTTTTTGATTTTTTGATACATCAATGGCTGAGTTGCATTGGGCTCATCCGCTTCATTGTGTCCATGACGGCGGTAACACACCAAGTCAATGACAACATCACGCTTAAAGGTGTTACGGTAATCTAGGGCAATACGGGTAACAAAAGCCACCGCTTCAGGATCATCGGCATTCACATGGAAAATCGGTGCCTGTACCATCTTAGCGATATCAGTACAGTACATTGTCGAGCGAGTATCTCTCGGGTTGGAAGTGGTAAAACCAATTTGGTTATTGACCACAATGCGTACCGTACCACCCACTTGGAAACCGCGAGCTTGAGACATATTAAAGGTCTCTTGCACTACCCCTTGTCCAGCGATAGCTGAATCACCGTGAATGGTGATGGGTAATACTTTAGATCCACTCTTATCGTCCAAACGGTCTTGCCTAGCGCGTACCGAACCAATAACAACAGGATTGACAATTTCTAGGTGCGACGGGTTAAACGCTAACGCTAAGTGCACATTACCACCAGGGGTGGCGAAATCGGCCGAGAAACCTTGGTGGTATTTCACATCACCGGTACCCCAAGTGTCATCATGCTTACCGGCAAATTCGTCAAATAAATCCTGAGGCTTTTTACCCAAGACATTGACCAGCATATTTAAACGACCACGGTGCGCCATGCCCACCACGACTTCGCGCATTCCACTACGACCTGCGTGACGAATCAGCTCTTTAGTCATAGGGATAAGGGCATCGCCCCCTTCTAGAGAGAAACGTTTTGCACCGGGAAACTTCGCACCAAGATAACGCTCAAGGCCTTCTGCCGCCGTCAGTTCATCTAAGTATCTAATTTTCTCTTCTAAAGAAAACTCAGGTTGGGATTGCACAGACTCAAGACGCTGCTGAATCCAACGTTTTTGCTCAGTGTTGGTCATATGCATATATTCTGCACCAACAGAGCCACAATAAGTTTTATTGAGAGCTTGATAGAGGTCTTTCAATTGCATGGTTTCTTGCGCAACAGCGAAAGAACCAACATTGAATGATTCGGTGAGGTCATCTTCTGTGAGGTTATGGAACGCAGGGTCCAGTTCAGGTTGAACCGGACGTTCCCATAAACCTAAGGGATCTAGATTTGCCGCTTGATGGCCTCTAAATCTATAGGCATTAATAAGTTGCAGAACTCTTACTTGTTTTGCATCGACATCAGGATCACTTACTTGGACACTATAATGCTTCGTCTCTTGTGCTAGTCGGCGAAAGTAGTCACGAACGCGCGTATGAGATTGCTCTCCTTGTTCTGACGCCTGCGCTGGCAGGTCATCAAAAACGCGCTTCCATTCTTCACTCACCAAGTCTGGGTCACTTAGATAAAGTTCGTAGAGTTCTTCTACGTACGTTGCATTGGCGCCAGCCAAGTGTGAAGACTCGAGCCATGCCTTCATCACACTGTTATGCATATATTCCCTTAACCTGTAGATTAATACGTTTTTCGTCGGTCTTTGCCGAACTTTTGTCCAACTTTACGCTGGCTATGACAGGCTTAACAGTAAACTCCGAAAAGCCCGTAATTTCAATGATCTAAACCGAACGATTGACTAACATTGTTTTAATATGGCCAATTGCTTTGGTTGGGTTTAACCCCTTAGGACATACACTGACACAGTTCATAATGCCATGACAACGGAAAACACTAAATGCATCGTCTAAACTGTTCAGTCTCTCATCAGTTGCGGTATCTCGGCTGTCAATAAGCCAGCGATAGGCAGCTAATAGCCCCGCAGGTCCGATGAATTTATCCGGATTCCACCAGAAAGAAGGACACGATGTGGTACAACACGCACACATAATGCACTCATATAAGCCATCAAGGTGTGCTCGCTCTTGTGGAGATTGTTGATGCTCTCTTGCCGGCGGTAATTCGCCATCAGAAATCAAAAATGGCTTCACTTTTGCATAGTTATCATAAAACTGAGTCATGTCGACAATCAAGTCTCGAACCACAGGTAAGCCTGGCAATGGACGAATAATCAGCGAATCCCCTTTCAAAGCAGAAAGTGGCGTGATGCATGCCAGTCCGTTTTTACCATTCATGTTTAGGCCATCACTGCCGCACACGCCCTCACGACAAGAGCGGCGGAAAGCAAGAGACGGGTCTTGTTCTTTAAGCAAGATAAGTGCATCTAGCACCATCATGTCAGAGCCTTCTTCCACCTCTAGGGTGTACTGCTTCATGTAAGGCTTACTGTCTACATCTGGGTTATAGCGATAGACAGAGAAATTGAGGTTCATATCTCGCTCCCTTAATAGGTTCTAGCTTTCGGTGGGA from Vibrio rarus includes the following:
- the sucA gene encoding 2-oxoglutarate dehydrogenase E1 component; amino-acid sequence: MHNSVMKAWLESSHLAGANATYVEELYELYLSDPDLVSEEWKRVFDDLPAQASEQGEQSHTRVRDYFRRLAQETKHYSVQVSDPDVDAKQVRVLQLINAYRFRGHQAANLDPLGLWERPVQPELDPAFHNLTEDDLTESFNVGSFAVAQETMQLKDLYQALNKTYCGSVGAEYMHMTNTEQKRWIQQRLESVQSQPEFSLEEKIRYLDELTAAEGLERYLGAKFPGAKRFSLEGGDALIPMTKELIRHAGRSGMREVVVGMAHRGRLNMLVNVLGKKPQDLFDEFAGKHDDTWGTGDVKYHQGFSADFATPGGNVHLALAFNPSHLEIVNPVVIGSVRARQDRLDDKSGSKVLPITIHGDSAIAGQGVVQETFNMSQARGFQVGGTVRIVVNNQIGFTTSNPRDTRSTMYCTDIAKMVQAPIFHVNADDPEAVAFVTRIALDYRNTFKRDVVIDLVCYRRHGHNEADEPNATQPLMYQKIKKHPTPRKLYADVMMERDEIGIDTATQLVNEYRDALDHGEVVVKEWRPMALHSVDWSPYIGHEWDMEWDSQYDLTRLKELGNKICSYPDSHQLQSRVNKLYNDRQGMVDGDKAIDWGMAETLAYATIVDDGKRIRISGQDSGRGTFFHRHAVLHNQGDASTYVPLANIHDKQGPFQVFDSVLSEEAVLAFEYGYTTAEPGGLTIWEAQFGDFANGAQVVIDQFISSGEQKWNRLCGITLLLPHGYEGQGPEHSSARLERYLQLCAEQNMQVVVPSTPAQIYHMLRRQVVRPMRRPLIVMTPKSLLRHPLCVSSLEDLAEGTFQACIPEVDQIEPSKVRRVVFCSGKVYYDLLEERRKREIDDVAIVRIEQLYPFPLTDLREVISIYPQVTDYIWCQEEPQNQGAWYSSQHNFRAATPFNTTLSYAGRPASASPAVGYMSVHLKQQKALIDDALTIDKELEE
- a CDS encoding succinate dehydrogenase iron-sulfur subunit, which codes for MNLNFSVYRYNPDVDSKPYMKQYTLEVEEGSDMMVLDALILLKEQDPSLAFRRSCREGVCGSDGLNMNGKNGLACITPLSALKGDSLIIRPLPGLPVVRDLIVDMTQFYDNYAKVKPFLISDGELPPAREHQQSPQERAHLDGLYECIMCACCTTSCPSFWWNPDKFIGPAGLLAAYRWLIDSRDTATDERLNSLDDAFSVFRCHGIMNCVSVCPKGLNPTKAIGHIKTMLVNRSV